One Tolypothrix bouteillei VB521301 DNA window includes the following coding sequences:
- a CDS encoding carbohydrate ABC transporter permease, with the protein MMNLQTLKSRQQRTAWILLTPALLLLLFVFAYPIARAFWLSVFTRNLGTELQPVFSGLDNYVRMIGDGRFWQSLWTTSVFTTASVISELLLGLGIALVLNQAFFGRGVVRTIAILPWALPTALIGLAWAWIFNDQFGVVNDILRRFGLIQTGINWLGDPTLAMIAVIFADIWKTTPFISILLLAGLQSISQDLYEAHSVDGATPWQNFYKITLPLLLPQILIAVLFRFAQAFGIFDLIAVMTGGGPGGATEVVSLYIYSTVMRYLDFGYGAALVVVTFLILVAAVAIASFLLNRSRART; encoded by the coding sequence GTGATGAACTTGCAAACACTTAAAAGTCGGCAACAAAGGACAGCATGGATTTTACTAACACCAGCATTGCTACTGCTGTTGTTTGTATTTGCATATCCGATCGCACGAGCATTTTGGTTAAGTGTATTTACTAGGAATTTGGGAACGGAGTTGCAACCCGTATTTTCTGGTTTGGATAATTATGTACGGATGATAGGAGATGGTCGTTTTTGGCAGAGTCTTTGGACGACATCCGTATTTACAACAGCATCCGTTATTTCAGAATTATTATTGGGATTGGGAATAGCCTTAGTTCTCAATCAGGCATTTTTTGGACGGGGAGTTGTGCGTACCATCGCAATTTTACCTTGGGCTTTGCCCACGGCTCTGATTGGTTTAGCTTGGGCGTGGATTTTTAACGACCAGTTTGGAGTTGTAAATGATATTTTGCGGCGATTCGGATTGATACAGACTGGGATTAACTGGTTGGGAGATCCAACACTAGCGATGATAGCAGTTATATTTGCTGATATTTGGAAAACGACACCTTTTATTAGTATTCTGCTACTCGCTGGCTTGCAGTCAATTTCGCAAGATCTTTATGAAGCTCATTCCGTTGATGGCGCAACACCGTGGCAAAACTTCTACAAAATTACTTTGCCGTTGCTATTACCGCAAATTCTCATTGCAGTGTTGTTTCGGTTTGCTCAAGCTTTCGGGATTTTTGACTTAATTGCTGTGATGACTGGGGGCGGACCTGGTGGTGCAACAGAAGTGGTTTCGCTGTACATCTATTCTACTGTGATGCGCTACTTAGATTTTGGCTACGGGGCAGCTCTTGTGGTCGTAACATTTTTAATACTGGTTGCAGCAGTGGCGATCGCCAGTTTCTTGCTTAACAGATCCCGTGCTAGGACATAA
- the glsA gene encoding glutaminase A, with product MAKQEELKITASSVEPFLSELHSQYKSLQDGAVANYIPELSKVNPELFSICIATVNGEVYQVGDYNELFTIQSISKVFVYGLALEDRGRDYLLTKVGVEPTGDAFNAIVLDEVSKRPYNPMVNAGAIATTSLIKGTDAIERLNRMLDMFRRYTGHNVFVDISVFTSERVTGHRNRAMAHLMLNFGTIDQSVDETLDLYFQQCAVMVNCRDLAVMAATLANKGINPITREQSIDSRYIKDILSVMYTCGMYNFAGEWAYKIGIPAKSGISGGIIAVIPNRMGIGVFSPLLDSRGNSIRGVKVCEELSQKFGLHLFNCSRQGLQFCE from the coding sequence ATGGCAAAACAAGAAGAATTAAAAATAACTGCATCGTCTGTAGAACCTTTTTTGAGTGAACTGCATTCCCAGTACAAGTCCTTGCAGGATGGCGCGGTGGCTAACTATATTCCAGAACTTTCCAAAGTCAATCCTGAGTTATTCAGTATTTGCATCGCCACTGTGAATGGAGAAGTTTATCAAGTGGGAGACTACAACGAATTATTTACCATTCAATCGATTTCTAAAGTTTTTGTCTACGGACTTGCTCTCGAAGATCGCGGACGAGATTACCTTTTGACAAAAGTTGGTGTTGAACCAACAGGAGATGCATTTAACGCCATTGTTCTTGATGAGGTATCGAAACGCCCTTACAACCCAATGGTGAACGCAGGAGCAATTGCAACCACAAGCTTGATTAAGGGTACAGATGCAATCGAAAGACTCAATCGAATGCTAGATATGTTCCGTCGATATACGGGTCATAATGTATTTGTTGATATCTCGGTATTTACCTCAGAGCGCGTGACAGGACATCGCAACCGTGCAATGGCACACCTGATGTTAAATTTTGGCACGATCGACCAAAGCGTTGATGAAACACTAGATCTTTACTTCCAACAGTGTGCGGTCATGGTAAACTGTCGCGACTTAGCAGTTATGGCAGCAACCCTTGCTAACAAAGGTATTAACCCCATAACAAGAGAACAATCCATAGATAGCCGTTATATTAAAGACATTCTTAGTGTTATGTATACCTGTGGAATGTATAATTTCGCTGGTGAATGGGCTTATAAAATTGGGATTCCAGCAAAAAGCGGTATTTCTGGTGGAATTATTGCAGTTATTCCCAACCGTATGGGCATTGGAGTCTTTTCACCTCTGTTAGACTCGCGAGGTAATAGTATTCGTGGTGTGAAAGTATGCGAAGAACTTTCGCAGAAGTTTGGTTTGCATTTATTTAACTGTTCGCGCCAAGGATTACAGTTTTGTGAGTGA
- a CDS encoding septal ring lytic transglycosylase RlpA family protein — protein sequence MNYKLLWAVVALFTTVFGTPSIGRAQAIKETASTSQTVASSDVVKVGEYQPKTENLAKNASAIAEIHTHNLAGHQAATLYLRKIPVLTFVGKQPVSTSGIKVGSVGDTSAKVGGTRDFSTDGLNQAKVSSIGNSADIKNQPVAAANDPVQRATVVAAKINQLVLDKVDPNKIAVSWESAKGMPTSENQPTQKGRYLIKVDGKELVEINGDTRLADTTNDPAKDALQATNRMRRLLGNAAPLNEIANLPVQSPLQIPKISLPKLPTQIASRVRGTLQGMASWYGYDGSGNRTATGERYNPEGLTAAHRSLPFGTRVRVTNTRNGRSVVVRINDRGPFIRGRVIDLSAGAARILGVMSTGIAPVRIEVLGR from the coding sequence ATGAATTATAAACTTTTGTGGGCTGTTGTAGCTCTGTTCACTACTGTTTTTGGCACACCGTCAATTGGTCGCGCTCAAGCAATCAAGGAAACGGCTTCAACTTCGCAAACTGTAGCTTCATCAGATGTAGTGAAAGTAGGGGAGTATCAACCAAAGACAGAAAACCTTGCTAAAAATGCATCTGCGATCGCGGAAATTCACACGCATAATTTAGCAGGGCATCAGGCAGCAACGCTCTATCTTCGCAAGATTCCTGTTCTTACCTTTGTAGGTAAACAGCCTGTATCAACCTCAGGAATTAAGGTTGGTTCCGTTGGTGATACCAGTGCCAAGGTTGGTGGTACACGAGATTTCAGCACTGATGGATTGAACCAAGCAAAGGTTTCCTCAATAGGAAACAGTGCGGACATCAAAAATCAGCCTGTAGCTGCAGCTAATGACCCAGTTCAAAGAGCAACAGTGGTAGCAGCAAAAATCAATCAGTTAGTTTTAGATAAAGTCGATCCCAACAAGATTGCAGTGAGTTGGGAATCTGCTAAAGGAATGCCAACGTCGGAGAATCAGCCAACACAGAAAGGGCGCTATCTCATCAAGGTTGATGGCAAAGAACTCGTGGAAATTAATGGCGATACACGACTTGCAGATACAACCAACGACCCGGCAAAAGACGCACTGCAAGCAACCAATCGCATGCGGAGACTGCTTGGTAATGCAGCTCCTCTGAACGAAATCGCGAATTTACCCGTGCAATCGCCCCTGCAAATTCCAAAAATCTCACTACCAAAGTTACCGACTCAAATTGCTAGCAGAGTACGCGGTACGCTTCAAGGTATGGCATCTTGGTACGGTTATGACGGTTCTGGCAATCGGACTGCTACTGGTGAAAGGTACAATCCAGAAGGATTAACCGCCGCCCATCGCAGCTTACCTTTTGGAACAAGAGTCCGTGTCACTAACACCCGCAATGGTCGCTCTGTTGTAGTGCGAATTAATGACAGGGGTCCATTTATTCGGGGTCGAGTTATTGACCTTTCTGCTGGCGCAGCAAGAATTCTCGGTGTAATGAGCACAGGTATTGCTCCGGTGCGTATCGAAGTCCTAGGAAGGTAA
- a CDS encoding DUF4344 domain-containing metallopeptidase produces MRKHKFLLDRAINLFSRKSLFQKAFAVSLCGVLGVNLTAGLLIGQNRRAIATEADKTLVAQRKYQPGKFHIVYGEVKSPFYRELQKELRKSKALEPVGEALNSLQLALPTDVAIAFTECGELNAYYNPGDQSIKICYDLLTHYAELFSKDSPKGSTDKAFEEAASVLFFVVLHETGHALVDLLKIPVTGREEDAVDSLAAVMLLEGEGENAADEIVINTARAFALQGQGQLKGETIPFADEHSLDLQRFANLACLVYGKNPEKYTDIVKKGILPKSRAAKCPSEYTQARNSWLRLLERHSLSS; encoded by the coding sequence ATGCGTAAACATAAATTTTTATTAGATCGGGCTATTAACTTGTTTTCGAGAAAATCGCTATTTCAAAAAGCCTTTGCTGTTTCTTTGTGTGGTGTTCTTGGTGTCAACTTAACTGCTGGTTTATTGATAGGACAGAACCGTCGTGCGATCGCAACTGAAGCTGACAAAACCCTTGTAGCGCAAAGAAAGTACCAACCAGGCAAATTTCATATTGTTTATGGAGAAGTCAAAAGCCCGTTTTATCGTGAATTGCAAAAAGAATTGCGAAAATCTAAAGCCTTGGAACCCGTTGGAGAAGCACTCAACAGTCTTCAATTAGCTTTACCAACGGATGTAGCGATCGCCTTTACAGAATGTGGTGAGTTAAACGCTTATTACAATCCCGGTGACCAATCAATAAAAATTTGTTATGACTTGCTCACACATTATGCAGAATTGTTCTCTAAAGATTCTCCTAAAGGTTCAACAGATAAAGCCTTTGAAGAAGCTGCAAGTGTTTTGTTTTTCGTAGTTCTACATGAAACAGGACACGCTCTCGTTGATTTGTTAAAGATTCCGGTAACAGGAAGAGAAGAAGATGCTGTTGATTCACTAGCTGCTGTCATGTTATTAGAAGGCGAAGGGGAAAATGCAGCAGATGAAATAGTGATTAATACAGCACGCGCCTTTGCTTTACAAGGACAAGGACAACTCAAAGGTGAAACAATTCCCTTCGCAGACGAACATTCTTTAGATTTGCAAAGATTTGCTAATTTGGCTTGCTTGGTTTATGGCAAAAACCCTGAAAAATATACTGATATAGTTAAAAAAGGAATTTTGCCAAAAAGCAGGGCTGCGAAATGTCCCAGTGAATACACTCAAGCAAGAAATAGTTGGTTGCGTTTGCTGGAGCGCCACAGTTTATCATCCTAG
- a CDS encoding ATP-binding protein gives MNFLLKNIIYKIASGKISLRLFLIIPFLIQIFSAVGLIGYFSFKNGERAVNDLANQLEQEISSRVHQHLDRYLATPHQINQLNANAVELGKLDLRDFQGVGHYFWKQMSVFDVGYIYYVLSTGEYAGAGIFLEPNKVTIDELSTNTQHKANTYATDSQGNRTKLIKSYDNYHPQEEAAYTDAVKAGKAVWSQVYQWDNFPNIISISASYPLYTKTNKLVGVLVTNLRLAQISDFLRKLKVSSLGKAFVIERDGLVIASSSQEQPYTLSDGKAQRLNVINSTDFLIQSTATYLKKHYGDFRKIQSQQNLDFMLQGKRQFIQVAPWRDKFGLDWLVVVVVPETSFMEQIHANTQTTILLSFGALGVAAILGIFTSHWIVDPIRKLRIASQAIASGKIEQTVDFKGIEEIEALGQSFNHMAIQLESSFKELEIRVAQRTTELQQKNVDLEQALEELKRTQSHLIQVEKMSSLGQLIAGIAHEINNPINFIHGNINYAHDYIQSLLELIEIYQKECPIKTSLIDEKITNIDLNFITKDLIDIIKSMKLGTTRIQKIVLGLRNFSRLDEAIMKPVDIHEGIESTLMILQHRLLASDNWSKINIIKEYGKLPLVNCYASSLNQVFMNLLSNAIDALEEAKRHRSGDLELTLNSECPTIQISTELAGLNTVKICITDNGCGIDCEIQKKVFDPFFTTKPVGSGTGLGLSISYQIVVEKHGGRLYCHSTPGKGTCFVVEIPIAIATQ, from the coding sequence ATGAATTTTTTATTAAAAAATATTATTTATAAAATAGCGTCTGGGAAAATATCACTCCGTCTATTCTTAATTATTCCTTTTCTGATTCAAATTTTTAGCGCCGTAGGTTTGATAGGATATTTTTCATTTAAAAATGGAGAAAGGGCTGTCAACGATCTTGCGAATCAACTGGAGCAGGAAATCAGTTCGCGAGTTCACCAGCATCTAGATCGATATTTAGCGACACCTCACCAAATTAATCAGCTTAATGCCAATGCTGTTGAACTGGGAAAACTAGACTTGCGAGATTTTCAGGGTGTAGGACATTACTTTTGGAAACAAATGTCCGTGTTTGACGTTGGTTATATTTACTATGTACTATCCACTGGAGAATATGCAGGTGCTGGTATCTTCTTAGAGCCAAACAAAGTTACTATCGACGAACTCTCTACTAACACTCAACATAAAGCCAATACTTACGCTACGGATAGTCAGGGAAATCGTACTAAGTTGATAAAATCCTACGATAACTACCATCCTCAAGAAGAAGCAGCTTATACTGATGCTGTTAAAGCTGGTAAAGCTGTATGGAGCCAGGTTTATCAATGGGATAACTTTCCTAATATTATTTCAATTTCTGCAAGTTATCCGCTATATACCAAGACAAACAAACTTGTAGGGGTACTGGTAACTAACTTGCGGTTAGCACAAATAAGTGATTTTCTCCGCAAGTTAAAAGTTAGTTCTTTAGGTAAAGCATTTGTTATTGAACGTGATGGTTTAGTTATTGCTAGTTCCAGTCAAGAACAGCCTTATACTTTGTCTGATGGGAAAGCACAACGTCTAAATGTTATTAACAGCACAGACTTTCTGATTCAATCTACAGCTACCTATCTAAAAAAACATTATGGCGATTTTAGAAAGATTCAGAGCCAACAAAATCTTGACTTTATGCTTCAAGGAAAGCGCCAGTTTATTCAAGTTGCTCCCTGGCGCGATAAGTTTGGGCTAGATTGGCTAGTTGTTGTAGTTGTCCCAGAAACCAGTTTTATGGAGCAAATCCATGCCAATACGCAAACTACTATATTACTATCCTTTGGTGCTTTAGGTGTAGCAGCAATATTGGGAATTTTTACCTCTCACTGGATTGTAGATCCTATTCGGAAATTGAGGATAGCCAGTCAGGCGATCGCCTCTGGAAAAATAGAGCAAACTGTTGATTTTAAAGGAATAGAAGAAATAGAAGCCTTAGGTCAATCCTTTAATCATATGGCAATACAATTAGAATCTTCCTTTAAAGAATTAGAGATTCGTGTCGCGCAACGGACAACTGAGTTACAACAAAAAAATGTAGATTTAGAACAAGCATTAGAAGAACTTAAACGCACTCAAAGCCACTTAATTCAAGTAGAGAAAATGTCTAGCTTAGGGCAACTGATAGCGGGAATTGCTCATGAAATTAACAACCCTATCAATTTTATTCATGGCAATATAAATTATGCTCATGATTACATACAATCTTTGCTCGAGTTGATTGAGATATACCAGAAAGAATGTCCAATAAAAACTTCATTAATTGACGAAAAAATAACAAATATAGATTTAAATTTTATTACAAAAGATTTGATCGATATTATCAAATCCATGAAATTGGGAACAACACGGATTCAGAAAATTGTTTTGGGCTTGCGTAATTTTTCCCGTCTGGATGAAGCCATCATGAAGCCGGTGGATATTCATGAAGGGATTGAAAGTACGTTAATGATTTTGCAACATCGCTTACTTGCAAGCGATAACTGGAGCAAAATTAACATTATTAAAGAGTACGGAAAATTACCTTTAGTTAACTGTTATGCTTCTAGCTTAAATCAGGTATTTATGAATCTTTTGAGTAATGCAATTGATGCTTTAGAAGAGGCAAAGAGGCATAGATCTGGAGACTTAGAATTAACTCTTAACTCCGAGTGCCCAACAATTCAAATTTCTACTGAATTGGCTGGATTAAACACTGTAAAAATTTGCATTACTGATAACGGTTGTGGTATCGATTGTGAGATACAAAAGAAAGTTTTCGATCCCTTTTTTACTACTAAGCCTGTAGGTTCTGGTACGGGGTTGGGGTTATCAATTAGTTATCAGATTGTTGTTGAAAAACACGGAGGACGGCTATACTGTCATTCCACACCCGGAAAAGGGACTTGTTTTGTCGTTGAGATCCCTATAGCGATCGCTACTCAATGA
- a CDS encoding ABC transporter substrate-binding protein, producing MSYRRTLNKLGNFLRKQGFLRTGVFLTLLLSIILYSWVAFSQQPVVLNMLIAAPDAPPWKQFLIKNFEAKNPGIRINLVEGPNATNLLEDLYTSAFILGESPYDLIYMDTIWAPKFAAANWLQPLDDRISKQELAAFSPKDVEAGRYQDKLYRIPVRSDAGMLYYREDLLKEAGFKPPETFEDLMRISQALQKQDKVNWGYVWQGRQYEGLVAMFVEVLEGSGGFWINSDTGEVGLDRPQTLKAIEFLRNTVREGISPPGVTTYIEEDTRRMFQSGQVAFLRSWPYVWTLANKEGSPIRGKIGIKTMVHAPGSTGGACLGGWGLGIAKSSRHQQQAWKAIQYFTSEEAQRQFALSESYVPSRRALFTDPEIVAKYSYFPQLLKVVDNAVLRPPVAQYAQASDILQRYLSATLSGRMTPERAMQAAASETRRLLKIGQS from the coding sequence ATGTCGTACCGCAGAACACTGAATAAACTGGGAAATTTCTTACGAAAACAAGGTTTTTTACGTACAGGAGTTTTCCTGACACTGTTATTGAGCATCATATTGTACAGTTGGGTAGCATTCTCGCAACAACCAGTTGTCTTGAATATGTTGATTGCTGCGCCTGATGCTCCACCTTGGAAACAATTTTTAATAAAAAACTTTGAAGCCAAAAACCCAGGTATTCGCATCAACCTTGTTGAAGGACCAAATGCTACCAATTTGTTGGAAGATTTGTATACTTCTGCTTTTATCTTGGGTGAGTCTCCTTATGACTTAATTTATATGGATACGATCTGGGCTCCTAAGTTTGCAGCCGCTAACTGGTTGCAACCTTTAGACGATCGCATTTCCAAGCAAGAGTTAGCAGCATTTTCGCCCAAGGATGTGGAAGCGGGACGCTATCAAGACAAGCTCTACAGGATTCCCGTGCGTTCTGATGCGGGAATGCTCTACTACCGAGAAGACTTGCTCAAAGAAGCAGGATTCAAACCCCCTGAAACTTTCGAGGACTTAATGCGAATTTCCCAAGCCTTGCAAAAACAAGACAAGGTAAACTGGGGCTATGTTTGGCAAGGTCGCCAGTATGAAGGATTGGTGGCGATGTTTGTCGAAGTTCTCGAAGGTTCTGGTGGCTTCTGGATTAATTCTGATACGGGAGAGGTGGGATTGGATCGACCGCAAACGCTAAAAGCGATCGAGTTCTTGCGTAACACTGTAAGGGAAGGTATTTCCCCTCCTGGAGTTACGACTTATATCGAAGAAGACACCAGACGGATGTTCCAAAGCGGTCAAGTGGCATTTCTACGAAGTTGGCCTTATGTCTGGACTTTAGCCAATAAAGAAGGTTCGCCAATCCGGGGCAAAATTGGTATTAAGACGATGGTTCACGCACCAGGAAGCACTGGGGGTGCTTGTCTTGGGGGATGGGGTTTGGGAATTGCCAAATCTTCCAGACATCAACAACAAGCATGGAAAGCAATTCAATACTTTACAAGTGAAGAAGCACAACGCCAATTTGCTTTAAGTGAAAGCTACGTCCCAAGCCGCCGCGCACTCTTTACAGATCCAGAAATTGTAGCCAAATATTCTTACTTTCCCCAATTGCTAAAAGTTGTAGATAATGCTGTCTTACGCCCACCCGTTGCTCAATACGCTCAGGCTTCAGATATTTTACAACGCTACTTAAGTGCGACGCTCAGCGGTCGGATGACTCCGGAACGAGCAATGCAGGCTGCTGCTAGTGAAACGCGCCGACTGCTAAAAATTGGACAAAGCTAA